GCGCATCGAATGGACCTTGCTGCAGCTTGGCTTCGATCTGAAAAAGGTCGAGATCGTGCCGGTGGAGCACCACCTTTCGCATGCGTCGAGTGCCTATCACTGCTCGGGCTTCAGCGAAAAGACGGCGATCATGGGGATCGACGGCAAGGGCGAGTACGCCACGACCTTCTTCGGTTACGGTGAGAACGGCAGGATCCACAAGATCAAGGAATTCTACGATCCCGATTCGCTCGGTGGTCTGTACGGTGCGATCACCGAATACCTCGGTTTCGAGATGCTCGATGGCGAATACAAGGTCATGGGCATGGCGCCCTATGGCGACCCGGACAAGTACGATTTTTCGCGGCTGGCGAAGTTCGAGAACGGCGAACTGGTCATCAATACCGACTACGCGAACGTGATCGGCTTCCGGCGCTACAAGGAAAAGGGCAAGGGCTATTACTTCTCACCCAAGCTGATCGACTGGCTTGGCCCGATGCGTGCGGGCGATGTGGCGGACGAGCCCTACATCCATTACGCGGCGAGCATGCAGAAGCTGTTCGAGGATCTGTCGCTGCAGATGATGGACTACTACCTGGGCGACATCCTGCGCGACACCGGAAAGCTGGCGTTTGCCGGCGGCGGCGCGCTCAACGTCAAGCTCAACCAGAAGATCATCGCGCGCCCCGAGGTGAAGGAACTCTTCGTGCAGCCGGCGTCAGGCGATTCGGGAACGGCCGTGGGTGCGGCGTCCTACGTGTCCGCTGCGCGCGGCGTGCCGGTCGAGAAGATGGAGCATGTCTATCTAGGACCGTCCTACTCCAATCAAGATGTGATCGCGGCCTGCGCCCGCCACCCTTCCAAACCGGAGTGGGTGCAGATCGATGACGTGCCGCAGCGCATCGCCCAGATACTTGTCGACGGCAATCCGGTGGCCTGGTTTCAGGGGCGCATGGAGTTCGGGCCGCGGGCGCTTGGCGGGCGTTCCATTCTGGGGTGCCCGAGTGCCGAGGGTGTGGCGGATCGCATCAACGAGCAGATCAAGTTCCGCGAGCGCTGGCGCCCGTTCTGCCCGAGCATGATCGACACGGTCGGGCCGCAGATGCTGCAGACAGACCACCCTGCGCCGTTCATGACCTTTACCTTCGAAGTTTCCGAGGAATGGAAGTCGCGCGTGCCCGAGGTCGTGCACGAAGACGGCACCTCGCGTGCACAGGTGCTCAGGCGCGAGTTCAATCCGCGTTATTACGATCTGATGCTCGAACTCGAGAAACTCACCGGGAACGGTGTGGCACTGAACACGTCACTCAACCGTCGCGGCGAGCCAATGATCTGCTCGCCGACCGATGCGTTGAACATGTTCTACGGTTCGGATCTCGAGTATCTGATCATGGAAGACGTGCTGGTGGTGAAGAAGGCCGGCTGAGCCGGTACGTGTTCAGACGCCCCAGACGACAGGCACTTTTTCCTTCTGTGCCTGTTGCAGCATGTCGAGCAGCGGCCATGCGCGCTGGGCGAGGCTGACGGGCGCGGCCATGCCGGTGCGGCCTTCCTCGCGGTCGGCTGCTTCTTCTGCTTCGGTGCGTTCGGTCTGACGGGCGCGATCTTCTTCGATCGCAGCCTGCAGGCTGGTGATGGCTGCGGGCAGCTGCTCCACGGTGAC
This genomic interval from Parazoarcus communis contains the following:
- a CDS encoding carbamoyltransferase, yielding MALTILGLSGSLTHDPSAALYIDGKLIAAAEEERFVRDKHAKNRMPYEAAKFCLEFAGLKPADVQVVAIPFAPISITEKARWHYAKRYWYAPDRGLDAILMGNRRYYRYKRRIEWTLLQLGFDLKKVEIVPVEHHLSHASSAYHCSGFSEKTAIMGIDGKGEYATTFFGYGENGRIHKIKEFYDPDSLGGLYGAITEYLGFEMLDGEYKVMGMAPYGDPDKYDFSRLAKFENGELVINTDYANVIGFRRYKEKGKGYYFSPKLIDWLGPMRAGDVADEPYIHYAASMQKLFEDLSLQMMDYYLGDILRDTGKLAFAGGGALNVKLNQKIIARPEVKELFVQPASGDSGTAVGAASYVSAARGVPVEKMEHVYLGPSYSNQDVIAACARHPSKPEWVQIDDVPQRIAQILVDGNPVAWFQGRMEFGPRALGGRSILGCPSAEGVADRINEQIKFRERWRPFCPSMIDTVGPQMLQTDHPAPFMTFTFEVSEEWKSRVPEVVHEDGTSRAQVLRREFNPRYYDLMLELEKLTGNGVALNTSLNRRGEPMICSPTDALNMFYGSDLEYLIMEDVLVVKKAG
- a CDS encoding DUF1840 domain-containing protein, with product MLIIFKSDASADVIMLGDAGKQVIAAMGKDPADAKGIVTVEQLPAAITSLQAAIEEDRARQTERTEAEEAADREEGRTGMAAPVSLAQRAWPLLDMLQQAQKEKVPVVWGV